The Pseudosulfitobacter pseudonitzschiae genome includes a region encoding these proteins:
- a CDS encoding M20 aminoacylase family protein, with protein sequence MPVKNRFAELHSDITAWRRDMHEHPEILFDTHRTSALVADKLKAFGCDEIVTGIGRTGVVGVIKGKTDTSGKVIGLRADMDALPILEQTGLEYASKTDGAMHACGHDGHTAMLLGAAQYLAETRNFDGTVVLIFQPAEEGGGGGKEMCDDGMMERWGVQEVYGMHNWPGLPTGQFAIRSGAFFAATDQFDIYVEGRGGHAAKPHDTVDTTVMASQLVLAMQTIASRNADPVDQVVVSVTSFETSSKAYNVIPQKVHIKGTVRTMSTEMRDLAEARIKAIAKGIGATFGGVADVDYHRGYPVMANHEAQTEFAADVARSVSGGCDDAPLVMGGEDFAFMLEERPGAYILVGNGEGAMVHHPEYNFNDDAIPAGCSWWAGIVEQRMPAA encoded by the coding sequence ATGCCCGTTAAAAACCGATTTGCAGAATTGCACAGCGACATCACCGCCTGGCGCCGTGATATGCACGAACATCCCGAAATCCTGTTCGATACGCATCGCACCAGTGCGCTGGTGGCGGACAAACTGAAAGCCTTTGGCTGCGACGAGATCGTCACCGGCATCGGGCGCACCGGTGTTGTGGGTGTGATCAAGGGGAAAACAGATACCTCGGGCAAAGTCATCGGCCTGCGTGCCGACATGGACGCGCTGCCGATTCTTGAACAGACGGGGCTTGAGTATGCCTCCAAGACCGATGGCGCGATGCATGCCTGTGGCCACGACGGCCACACCGCGATGCTGCTGGGGGCGGCGCAGTATCTGGCCGAGACCCGCAATTTCGACGGCACCGTTGTGCTGATCTTTCAACCCGCCGAAGAAGGCGGCGGCGGTGGCAAGGAAATGTGCGACGACGGCATGATGGAGCGTTGGGGCGTGCAGGAAGTGTACGGGATGCACAACTGGCCCGGCCTGCCCACTGGGCAGTTCGCGATCCGTTCGGGGGCATTCTTTGCGGCAACCGACCAGTTCGACATTTATGTCGAAGGCCGTGGCGGCCACGCGGCAAAACCGCATGACACCGTGGATACAACAGTGATGGCATCGCAACTGGTGCTGGCGATGCAAACTATCGCCAGCCGCAATGCCGATCCCGTGGATCAGGTGGTGGTGTCGGTCACCTCGTTCGAAACCTCGTCCAAGGCCTATAACGTGATCCCGCAAAAGGTACACATCAAGGGTACTGTGCGGACCATGAGCACTGAAATGCGCGATCTGGCCGAGGCGCGGATCAAGGCGATTGCCAAAGGCATTGGCGCCACATTCGGCGGTGTTGCGGATGTGGATTACCACCGCGGCTATCCGGTGATGGCCAACCACGAGGCGCAGACCGAATTTGCCGCCGACGTGGCGCGGTCGGTTTCGGGCGGCTGTGATGACGCGCCGCTGGTCATGGGCGGAGAGGACTTTGCCTTTATGCTCGAAGAGCGTCCGGGAGCCTATATTCTGGTGGGCAACGGCGAAGGCGCAATGGTGCACCACCCCGAGTACAATTTTAACGACGATGCTATTCCGGCGGGTTGTTCATGGTGGGCGGGCATCGTCGAACAGCGGATGCCTGCGGCCTGA